A genomic window from Candidatus Methylacidiphilum fumarolicum includes:
- a CDS encoding bifunctional aminoglycoside phosphotransferase/ATP-binding protein has translation MNNDKKTRDDLPSQEELLKFLLTKHSYPHKPKHIRFVQTHASYVFIVPPFVYKIKKPVNFGFLDFSTLEKRRFFCQQEIQLNRLLCPDAYLGVIPIFKNPSGFLTFDGSGSAIEYAVQMRMLPHRYFFKRLLLRNCVQLADMERIVSKLCQFYKETEGGADIASWGTIEKIKKNTDENFEQTQSVINITVSQTAFESIRYFTNRFYELYPDLFEERVQQGWIKNCHGDLHLEHIHLQPKNICIFDRIEFNERFRFIDVASDIAFLAMDLDYNGRQDLSCFFSDRMGQELKDLGLKKLLDFYKSYRAYVRGKVEGMTAQDPLVDPVKKKEHIEKAKKYFRLSLQYAAIGSKPILLVVMGKIATGKSYLAQSLAEELDWKVFSSDRIRKEMLGLDIYTRPEESIREKLYSEEITSKTYERLIHNGLTELSTNKGVVLDATFGRKEQRALLLEAVHSKGYSVLFIEVQADLPTRKKRLVERSVYRSISDARLEDLPLIDSLYEEPMELPQDHLLKISSTEPLMLLLSRLFHLLCDLHLQRLMHE, from the coding sequence ATGAATAACGACAAAAAAACAAGGGACGATCTTCCATCTCAAGAAGAACTATTAAAGTTTCTATTAACCAAACATTCCTATCCCCATAAGCCTAAACATATTCGCTTTGTTCAAACCCATGCATCCTATGTTTTTATCGTTCCTCCATTTGTTTACAAAATAAAAAAACCAGTGAATTTTGGATTTCTTGATTTTTCTACTCTCGAAAAAAGACGTTTTTTTTGCCAACAAGAAATTCAATTAAACCGGCTCCTTTGCCCTGATGCTTACTTAGGAGTAATTCCAATTTTCAAAAATCCATCAGGTTTCTTGACTTTCGATGGCTCAGGCAGTGCCATCGAGTATGCTGTACAAATGCGTATGCTTCCGCATCGTTATTTTTTCAAAAGGTTACTCCTTAGGAATTGCGTGCAACTTGCGGATATGGAGAGGATTGTCTCTAAGCTTTGCCAGTTCTATAAAGAAACCGAAGGCGGAGCAGATATTGCTTCATGGGGTACAATCGAAAAAATTAAAAAAAATACCGATGAAAACTTTGAGCAAACCCAATCCGTCATCAATATAACTGTCAGCCAAACCGCCTTTGAGTCGATCCGCTATTTTACAAATCGTTTTTACGAACTGTATCCTGATCTTTTTGAAGAGCGAGTACAGCAAGGTTGGATCAAAAATTGTCATGGAGACCTACACCTTGAACATATTCATTTGCAGCCTAAAAATATCTGCATTTTCGATCGGATTGAGTTCAATGAAAGATTCCGATTCATAGACGTTGCTTCTGACATTGCCTTCTTAGCTATGGATCTTGATTATAATGGCCGTCAAGATCTATCTTGCTTCTTTTCTGACCGTATGGGACAAGAATTAAAGGATTTAGGCCTAAAAAAACTACTCGATTTTTACAAATCTTACCGAGCTTACGTCCGAGGAAAAGTCGAAGGAATGACTGCTCAAGACCCTCTCGTTGATCCGGTGAAGAAAAAAGAGCATATTGAAAAGGCTAAAAAATATTTCCGCCTTTCTTTACAGTATGCTGCGATCGGGTCTAAGCCTATTCTTTTGGTGGTTATGGGAAAAATAGCGACAGGGAAAAGCTATTTGGCTCAAAGCCTTGCAGAGGAGCTTGACTGGAAAGTCTTTTCTTCTGACAGAATCCGTAAAGAGATGCTAGGCCTAGACATTTATACAAGACCAGAAGAATCGATTCGAGAAAAATTATACTCAGAAGAAATAACCTCTAAAACTTACGAACGATTGATTCATAACGGACTTACTGAACTAAGTACAAACAAAGGAGTTGTACTTGATGCTACCTTTGGACGAAAGGAACAAAGGGCATTGCTTCTAGAAGCAGTGCATTCAAAAGGTTACAGCGTTTTATTTATCGAAGTGCAAGCGGATTTGCCTACAAGGAAAAAAAGGCTTGTAGAACGATCAGTCTATCGTTCCATTTCCGATGCACGTCTAGAAGATCTCCCTCTTATAGATAGTCTTTATGAAGAACCTATGGAACTTCCACAAGACCATCTTTTAAAGATTTCTTCAACTGAACCACTCATGCTCCTATTGAGTCGTCTTTTCCATCTTCTTTGTGATCTCCACTTGCAGCGATTAATGCACGAATAA